One Mesotoga sp. BH458_6_3_2_1 genomic window, AGGGCTTCTTTCCTAATCCATTCTTTCGTCGAGAAGTTCCTCAGGCTTTCAATAAGCCTATCTATCTGGCCGCTGTTCTGAAGATCATCTACCCTCCCCAGATTAACCAGAACTTTCTGTCTAGTCTTATTCCCCACTCGTATATTCTCTACGAGCTGCAGGTAACTCCTGGTGGAACCGTCCTTGTTTTTGAAGTGTTTCAGTCTAAGAAACATGGCACCTATATTATATCACTATAACTAACTATAAGTCAAGCAATAACAAAGTTACAAGCAAACCCACATGGCACCGCATTTCAAAAACGATTCCAGTGTCTACCACGAACTTATGCACCTCTCAGAACTTATTCCTACCATTTATTCACTTTTGCTGTCAAAGTTGAGTCTGACGATATCTCTTTCCAACCGTCACCGCTATTTGTCACCACGTAGCCAATCGCCAAACCTTGACACCATACTCGGCCGGTGATAGAATTTACTGTGCGGATGCGTAGCTCAGCGGAAGAGCGCTTCCTTCACACGGAAGAGGCCACAGGTTCAATCCCTGTCGCATCCACCAGAAGGAAAAGGGAGTCATTTAGACTCCTTTTTTGCTTTTCTTCTAGGTTTTTTTGGTTTCTCTTGCTGTTTCACGAATTTCACTTCATAAGAAGTCGGAATCGGCCATGTAAAACCGACTGAAATTTCTCTTTTAAGAGTTCTCCCCAGGTTTTTCTGGTTATCGGGAGTGAGGATTCCCGACATGTTTTGATACACTTGAACAGCTGCCCCGCTAATAGTCTCATCCTGAAAACCTCTCGTAAGGTCCTTCAACAATCTCTGATATACAGCCCTAGGAGATTCAATTCTTCCCGTGCCCTTACAGATCGGACATGAAGAATATAGTTTGGATCCGATGGCAGCTGTCGATCGCTTTCTAGTCATTTCCAGAAGTCCCAGTCTAGTGAATCCCATTATCATGGTTCTTGCCTTGTCTCTTTTGAACTCACTGGTAAGACTGCCAATTACTTTCTGTCTATCCTCATCGCTCTTCATATCTATAAAGTCAATAACAACAATTCCTCCGATGTTTCTCAATCTCAGCTGTCTTGCTATTTCCGAAGCCGCTTCAAGATTAGTATTCAATGAAGTCTCAGATACGTCGTTTCCAGAGATATTACTGGCCGAGTTTACGTCGATTACAGTCATTGCTTCCGTTCTATCTATATAGATATTCCCTCCTCCAGGTAAGGGAACCATTCTGGTGTAGAGAATCTTCATTTTCTCATACACTTCTTCAGATGCGAAAGCGTCACCTTCAACGTACCTTACAACTGGTTTAAAACCGGATTTAAACTTGCTGATTCCTGCGACGACATCGTGCCAGAGCTCCTCGGAGTCAACCACTATTTCCTTTGTGTTTTCAGTAAGCCTCTCTCTGAGTATATATTCGACAAACGATGGCTCCTCGTAGAGAATCTTTGGCTTTCTGCTCCTCCTAAACGTCTCATTTATCTGATTCCAGTTACTACGAAGACTTTCTAGCTCTTCCTTTATAGTCTCCTCGCCCACACCAAAAGCGGCTGTGCGAAATATCACACCCTCTTTGTTTTCAAGAACGGATTTTGCAACCTCAGTTAGTCTGTGCCTTTCTTGCTGTTCGGATATCTTTTTAGAGATGCCGATGTGTTTTGAGAATGGGGTATAGACAAGACTGCGACCTGGAATACTAACTTTTAGAGTTATCTGAGGACCTTTAGATCCAATTGGGTCTTTGCTAACCTGGACAAGGACCTTGTTGCTCTTTTCCAATTTGGATTGTCCGGATGCATCCTTGAACCTAAGAAAAGCGTTTCTTCCAATTCCAATGTTCACAAATGCCGCTTCTAGACTGGGAACGACATTCTCCACCTTACCCAGATAGATGTTCCCTGTAACGCTCTCGCTGTCCATGTCTTCAAAGAAGATTTCTTCTAGCTGATCGCCATCCAGCGAAGCTATTCTCACCTCATCTTCGATTCGACTGAAGACTATGGTCTGCGTTCTGTTATTATTTATTCTTGCCACCGCCCTTTCATTTCTATAGACAGAACTAGATTTCAGTTTTTATACAACCAGTATATCTCATCGAATAATAAAAAAAGCGGGCCACCTTCAGGTGGCCTTCCGCTATTCATTCATTTCAATTATTCCTATGGATCCATTCTTTCTGGTATAGAGAACATTCACTTCATCTGTGTCGATATTCCTGTAGACGAAAAAAGTGTGGCCTAACATCTCCATTTGAAGCACGGCCTCTTCCTCGGTCATAGGTTTAATAGTGAACTTTTTGCGTCTTGTTATCATTGTGGAGTGGTCTTCCTCAAACTTGGAGGGGATTGATTCGAGGTTTTCCTTAAGGCCGTTTTTGTGCTTGTAGCGAGTTCTCTCTTTGAACCTCTTTATTCTTCTCTCAAAGGAATCAGATGCCGAATCGATGACTGTGTAGAAATCACTGCCCTTCTCTTCCACACGAACCATCACGCCTGGCAAATGAGCAGTTGCTTCAATTTTGTAGAAAGCTCTTTCCTTCGAGAGCCTGAGATCCATCGAAATTAGCTTCTCCTCGTTGACAACTT contains:
- the hpf gene encoding ribosome hibernation-promoting factor, HPF/YfiA family, producing MDYNIYSKDVTVTDSMKDYIDKRFSKVSKVVNEEKLISMDLRLSKERAFYKIEATAHLPGVMVRVEEKGSDFYTVIDSASDSFERRIKRFKERTRYKHKNGLKENLESIPSKFEEDHSTMITRRKKFTIKPMTEEEAVLQMEMLGHTFFVYRNIDTDEVNVLYTRKNGSIGIIEMNE
- a CDS encoding Rne/Rng family ribonuclease, giving the protein MARINNNRTQTIVFSRIEDEVRIASLDGDQLEEIFFEDMDSESVTGNIYLGKVENVVPSLEAAFVNIGIGRNAFLRFKDASGQSKLEKSNKVLVQVSKDPIGSKGPQITLKVSIPGRSLVYTPFSKHIGISKKISEQQERHRLTEVAKSVLENKEGVIFRTAAFGVGEETIKEELESLRSNWNQINETFRRSRKPKILYEEPSFVEYILRERLTENTKEIVVDSEELWHDVVAGISKFKSGFKPVVRYVEGDAFASEEVYEKMKILYTRMVPLPGGGNIYIDRTEAMTVIDVNSASNISGNDVSETSLNTNLEAASEIARQLRLRNIGGIVVIDFIDMKSDEDRQKVIGSLTSEFKRDKARTMIMGFTRLGLLEMTRKRSTAAIGSKLYSSCPICKGTGRIESPRAVYQRLLKDLTRGFQDETISGAAVQVYQNMSGILTPDNQKNLGRTLKREISVGFTWPIPTSYEVKFVKQQEKPKKPRRKAKKESK